Proteins from a single region of Electrophorus electricus isolate fEleEle1 chromosome 5, fEleEle1.pri, whole genome shotgun sequence:
- the LOC113588116 gene encoding polyubiquitin-like: protein MMELIIKGLTGEPQTVTVTVSTTVGELKQLIAQRFQVPPLRQKLCISNGHTIHLDNDLKTVSAYGLSSGTSVSLLILSRPVPFQVFIKNEKGQTETYDVTEDETVDSLQRKIFNKQRTPGDQQRLIYSGRQLESKKKLKDYDITSGSTIYMTLCLRGG from the coding sequence ATGATGGAGCTTATCATCAAAGGTCTGACCGGAGAGCCACAGACTGTGACCGTGACCGTGAGCACCACAGTCGGTGAACTCAAACAACTAATCGCGCAGCGCTTCCAAGTGCCGCCGTTGCGCCAGAAGCTTTGCATCAGCAACGGACACACGATCCACCTGGACAACGACCTCAAAACCGTTAGTGCTTACGGTCTGAGCTCCGGGACCAGTGTGTCGCTGCTGATCCTGTCGAGACCGGTTCCTTTCCAGGTGTTCATTAAAAATGAGAAGGGCCAGACAGAAACTTACGATGTCACTGAGGACGAGACCGTCGATTCGCTGCAGAGAAAGATCTTCAATAAACAGAGGACCCCGGGGGACCAGCAGAGGCTTATCTACAGCGGCAGACAGCTGGAATCTAAAAAGAAGCTGAAGGACTACGACATCACATCAGGAAGCACCATTTATATGACTCTGTGTCTCCGTGGAGGATGA